A single region of the Labrus bergylta chromosome 10, fLabBer1.1, whole genome shotgun sequence genome encodes:
- the hs3st1l1 gene encoding heparan sulfate (glucosamine) 3-O-sulfotransferase 1-like1 — translation MARLLASAFLLVLQTYAAPPELVQAGFDMSLDLDSGLPANFSGVLPSSPPPGTSKRAPHSIIIGVRKGGTRALLEMLDIHPEVAAAATEVHFFDWDENYAKGFEWYRELMPYSYPHQITVEKTPGYFTSALAPERICAMNSSIKLLLILRDPAERVISDYTQVYFNRLENHKPVQAIENLLVRNGALNIRYKAIQRSLYDIHMRNWLRHFPLEQIHIVDGDALIRDPLPELQKVERFLNLPPRIVSSNFYFNQTKGFYCIRSDGRERCLHESKGRPHPAVNSTVLQQLRSYLQEHNRTFFRLVKRTFDWQ, via the coding sequence ATGGCTCGTCTGCTGGCTTCTGCGTTTCTTCTGGTTCTCCAGACGTACGCTGCCCCGCCTGAGCTTGTCCAGGCAGGATTTGACATGTCACTAGACCTTGATTCTGGACTACCAGCCAATTTCTCTGGAGTGTTGCCCTCATCTCCACCCCCCGGGACAAGTAAAAGAGCCCCGCACAGTATCATCATCGGGGTACGCAAGGGGGGAACTAGAGCGCTGTTGGAGATGCTGGACATTCACCCTGAGGTCGCTGCTGCTGCCACCGAGGTGCACTTCTTTGACTGGGATGAGAACTATGCCAAGGGCTTTGAGTGGTACCGCGAGCTGATGCCCTACTCTTACCCGCACCAGATCACGGTGGAAAAGACTCCAGGTTACTTCACATCAGCCCTCGCACCAGAACGCATATGCGCCATGAACTCGTCCATAAAGCTGCTGCTGATCTTGCGGGACCCAGCAGAGCGTGTCATATCCGACTACACCCAGGTCTACTTCAACCGCCTTGAGAACCACAAGCCTGTGCAAGCCATTGAGAACCTGCTAGTGCGCAACGGAGCCTTAAACATCAGGTACAAGGCCATTCAGAGGAGCCTGTACGATATCCACATGCGGAACTGGCTGCGTCACTTCCCCCTGGAACAGATACACATTGTAGACGGGGACGCTCTGATTCGCGACCCGCTGCCAGAGCTTCAGAAGGTGGAGCGTTTCCTCAACCTGCCTCCAAGGATAGTATCCTCCAATTTCTACTTCAACCAGACCAAGGGGTTTTACTGCATCCGCAGTGACGGTAGAGAGCGCTGTCTGCACGAGTCCAAAGGGCGCCCTCACCCGGCAGTGAACAGCACCGTCCTCCAGCAGCTCCGCTCCTACCTGCAGGAGCACAACCGAACCTTCTTCAGGCTGGTGAAGCGCACCTTCGACTGGCAATAA